A single genomic interval of Cupriavidus sp. MP-37 harbors:
- a CDS encoding SDR family NAD(P)-dependent oxidoreductase, producing MQNQNKRIVIVGATSAIAEHCARNWVIEPGADLTLVVRNRSKAETIATDLRVRGPSASVRIVETDFANAAAIRRLADSLAAVGPLDIVLIAHGTLPDQAECEQDLEMASEAMHINGISPVLFAEAFAGKMAGVNRGTLGIIGSVAGDRGRKSNYIYGAAKSLVTRYAQGLQHRMALAKHSGVKVVLIKPGPTATPMTAHLTTQTVKMARVEDVAKCIVNGMATGRPVVYAPRKWVVIMMVIRHLPRFVFNRMDI from the coding sequence TTGCAGAACCAGAACAAACGAATCGTAATCGTTGGTGCGACCTCGGCTATCGCCGAACACTGCGCACGCAACTGGGTCATCGAACCGGGCGCAGATCTCACGCTGGTGGTCCGCAACCGCAGCAAGGCAGAAACTATCGCCACTGATCTGCGAGTGCGCGGCCCAAGCGCGTCGGTTCGAATAGTTGAGACGGACTTCGCCAATGCCGCCGCAATACGCCGGCTCGCAGACTCGCTGGCCGCAGTTGGGCCCCTCGACATCGTACTGATCGCGCACGGCACATTGCCCGACCAAGCCGAGTGCGAACAGGACCTTGAAATGGCAAGCGAAGCCATGCACATCAATGGCATCTCTCCGGTGTTGTTCGCCGAAGCCTTCGCCGGCAAGATGGCTGGCGTCAACCGCGGCACGCTAGGCATAATCGGCTCCGTCGCCGGTGATCGTGGCCGCAAGTCCAACTACATCTACGGCGCCGCAAAAAGCTTGGTGACCCGCTACGCACAGGGCCTGCAGCATCGCATGGCATTGGCGAAGCACTCTGGCGTGAAAGTCGTGCTGATCAAGCCAGGGCCTACCGCGACACCGATGACTGCACATCTCACCACACAAACGGTCAAGATGGCCCGGGTAGAGGATGTCGCAAAATGTATTGTCAATGGTATGGCTACGGGGAGGCCGGTAGTTTACGCACCACGCAAGTGGGTAGTGATCATGATGGTGATCCGCCATTTGCCACGGTTCGTGTTTAATCGGATGGATATCTGA
- a CDS encoding sugar transferase, producing the protein MTIKTDSMRHRALRMRTGGSETVRRVSRMVAWAVLGLALFALSAVGAEMAHRAGIVTYVFTRTLLWSVMPYLVAFMLLHRSLHLPAMEGNSLAGLAATLPFCGLLFVFAAFHIEYSRGALLLSYLITLAWLWTGYRRFVQNYVPLFGYTDPGTLAQLEAILAMPGAAAPARIRFEPVGSLEDARHFDGLMVERSATGDPERTRLLAHYKMSHVRMYSVERVGEMLTGRVGLAHIDENFLDDYAAHYLYGYLKRAIDIVAVACLAPLAVPLGLAVALAIRLETPGGAIFRQERVGLFGKPFVMLKFRSMGVDASAPALFAARRDPRVTRVGRIIRKYRLDEIPQLWNVLLGHMSLIGPRPEQAPMVDRFSETIPYYPYRHLVRPGLSGWAQVQQGYAGSHEETVTKLSYDLYYVKHCSLALDLLIGVKTLRTLATGYGAR; encoded by the coding sequence ATGACCATCAAGACCGACAGCATGCGGCACCGCGCCTTGCGCATGCGCACCGGCGGCTCCGAGACCGTGCGCCGCGTCAGCCGGATGGTGGCCTGGGCGGTGCTCGGCCTGGCGCTGTTCGCACTCAGCGCGGTCGGCGCCGAAATGGCGCACCGCGCCGGCATCGTGACCTACGTGTTCACACGCACGTTGCTATGGTCGGTCATGCCATACCTGGTCGCATTCATGCTGCTGCATCGCTCGCTGCACCTGCCGGCCATGGAGGGCAACAGCCTGGCAGGACTTGCCGCGACGCTGCCGTTCTGCGGCCTGCTCTTTGTGTTTGCCGCCTTCCATATCGAATATTCTCGCGGCGCCCTGCTGCTGTCGTACCTGATCACGCTGGCGTGGCTCTGGACCGGCTATCGACGCTTCGTGCAGAACTACGTGCCGCTGTTCGGCTATACCGATCCGGGTACCCTGGCGCAGCTGGAAGCCATTCTGGCCATGCCCGGCGCCGCGGCGCCGGCCCGCATCCGCTTCGAACCAGTGGGATCGCTCGAAGACGCCAGGCACTTCGATGGCCTGATGGTAGAGCGCAGCGCCACCGGCGACCCCGAACGCACGCGCCTGCTCGCGCATTACAAGATGAGCCATGTCCGCATGTACTCGGTCGAGCGTGTCGGCGAAATGCTGACCGGCCGCGTCGGACTGGCCCACATCGACGAGAACTTCCTGGACGACTACGCCGCGCACTACCTCTACGGCTACCTGAAGCGCGCCATCGATATCGTCGCCGTCGCCTGCCTGGCACCGCTGGCCGTGCCGCTGGGACTCGCCGTCGCGCTGGCTATCCGGCTGGAAACCCCCGGCGGTGCGATCTTCCGGCAGGAGCGCGTGGGCCTGTTCGGCAAGCCCTTCGTCATGCTCAAGTTCCGCAGCATGGGCGTCGACGCCAGCGCGCCAGCCTTGTTCGCAGCACGCCGCGATCCGCGCGTGACCCGGGTCGGACGCATTATCCGCAAGTACCGCCTGGACGAGATCCCGCAACTGTGGAACGTGCTGCTCGGGCATATGAGCCTGATCGGCCCGCGGCCGGAGCAGGCGCCCATGGTCGACCGGTTTTCGGAAACCATTCCCTATTACCCGTACCGCCACCTGGTGCGGCCCGGCCTCTCCGGCTGGGCCCAGGTGCAGCAGGGTTACGCCGGCAGCCATGAAGAGACCGTGACCAAGCTCAGCTATGACCTGTATTACGTCAAGCACTGCTCGCTGGCGCTGGATCTGCTGATCGGGGTAAAGACGCTGAGGACACTCGCGACCGGTTACGGAGCACGGTGA
- a CDS encoding lipopolysaccharide biosynthesis protein, which produces MRRQVAGNLAWMLAERCLQVAGGIGIVAMLARGLGPDGFAHFQYAQAVVYIAASVALICGSEVAVPRLVANTDQVSQHRLLIHVFGLRLAAGVFAYLLICAYLLFTGQGLDIWAPTLILGVAVMLREPFGVVTAWMQSRTSTRPNAIFNLASLAIKAACVGLLFQVGSQDASAYAAAFSVEAVMVALLLTWYYLPRAPGTNVTLDPALARELLRNGALFWVSFMMMTGSRRVDQLLLKPLVPLTEFGAYAASMQILDNFVVLATILAAGVAPMYVYAIPTFAKARQNIMKIAGAMLTVGLVGGLSIAACAHWIVELLYGSAFVAAAPLLQLAALASSLIFADIALTLLPIYMRRPHLVAIKWALVCAVTIAIDAVTIPAFGAHGAILGYAVANLVAVIFGAFIWMRQQPTALPRQETSAPSLHG; this is translated from the coding sequence ATGCGACGGCAAGTTGCTGGGAATCTTGCATGGATGCTTGCTGAACGATGCCTCCAGGTTGCTGGCGGCATCGGGATCGTTGCCATGCTTGCTCGCGGGCTGGGGCCCGACGGTTTTGCGCATTTTCAGTATGCTCAGGCGGTGGTGTATATCGCAGCTTCTGTGGCGCTGATCTGCGGGAGCGAAGTGGCCGTTCCGCGCTTGGTCGCAAATACTGATCAAGTTTCACAGCATCGCTTGTTGATCCATGTTTTTGGCTTACGCCTTGCAGCTGGTGTATTTGCTTACCTACTGATATGCGCATACCTGCTCTTCACGGGCCAGGGCCTTGATATCTGGGCGCCGACATTGATCCTGGGTGTCGCAGTTATGCTTCGCGAACCGTTTGGGGTAGTGACTGCCTGGATGCAATCACGCACCTCGACCCGTCCCAACGCCATTTTCAACCTAGCGTCCTTGGCAATCAAGGCAGCTTGCGTGGGGCTGCTGTTCCAAGTCGGCAGTCAAGACGCTTCTGCTTATGCAGCCGCCTTCTCCGTTGAGGCCGTCATGGTCGCGCTTCTGCTGACTTGGTACTACCTTCCCCGAGCACCAGGCACTAACGTAACGCTTGATCCGGCCCTCGCACGCGAACTACTACGAAATGGAGCGCTGTTCTGGGTAAGCTTCATGATGATGACGGGATCTCGACGGGTAGACCAACTACTGCTCAAGCCGCTGGTACCGTTGACAGAGTTTGGCGCCTATGCCGCCTCCATGCAGATCCTGGATAACTTTGTTGTCCTTGCCACAATCTTGGCAGCTGGCGTTGCCCCGATGTACGTTTATGCAATCCCCACTTTCGCAAAGGCGCGCCAGAACATCATGAAAATCGCAGGCGCGATGCTTACGGTTGGACTGGTGGGCGGACTGTCCATCGCCGCCTGCGCGCATTGGATTGTTGAGTTGCTCTACGGTTCGGCATTTGTTGCAGCGGCCCCCCTCCTGCAGTTGGCTGCTCTGGCTTCGTCACTCATTTTTGCTGATATTGCGTTGACCCTATTACCGATCTACATGCGCCGGCCGCATCTGGTTGCCATTAAATGGGCGTTAGTGTGCGCCGTCACGATAGCCATTGATGCAGTGACCATCCCCGCCTTTGGCGCACACGGCGCTATCTTGGGATACGCGGTGGCAAATCTGGTAGCCGTGATTTTCGGTGCCTTTATCTGGATGCGACAGCAACCGACGGCGCTCCCGCGGCAGGAGACCAGTGCCCCGTCTCTGCATGGATGA
- a CDS encoding glycosyltransferase: MRILLLCTGLKTGGAEQQVAGLAQAFIQEGHDVAIVSLTPGCEVALPARATIVHLNMRKTVTSMMRALLELNRFVRQWQPQIIHAHMVHANLLARVLAAVTDAPPVICTAHSAREGGRLRMLAYRLTDRWAALNSHVSESARQAMIDAGAVVPERIVVVPNGIDTDRFLIDPELRQTTRKALGLDAGTKLVVNVGRLVPEKAQLRLIHAFSRMIQAPGHADTRLLIAGEGTMRSELEMAMRRHDTVGSITLAGNRRDIPALLNAADLFVLSSDVEGMPLVVGEALACGCPVVATDAAGVAELVGDAGTIVSCGDTPALARAMSDALAVGLGTPAEQARRYQRVLAHCSLEAVARSWLARYAALANAHGDVACEGPT, encoded by the coding sequence ATGCGCATTCTACTTCTCTGTACCGGACTGAAGACTGGCGGCGCCGAACAACAGGTAGCCGGGTTGGCGCAGGCGTTTATACAGGAAGGGCATGACGTAGCAATCGTAAGCCTCACGCCAGGCTGCGAAGTAGCGCTGCCGGCGCGCGCCACGATCGTGCACCTCAACATGCGCAAGACCGTCACATCGATGATGCGCGCACTATTGGAACTGAACCGGTTTGTCCGGCAATGGCAGCCGCAGATCATTCATGCCCACATGGTGCACGCCAACCTGCTGGCACGCGTCCTCGCGGCAGTAACGGATGCGCCCCCGGTTATCTGCACGGCGCACAGCGCGCGCGAAGGGGGCCGGCTACGCATGCTGGCCTACCGCCTGACTGATCGGTGGGCGGCGCTGAACTCGCATGTTAGCGAAAGTGCCAGGCAGGCGATGATCGACGCGGGCGCTGTGGTGCCGGAGCGAATCGTGGTCGTTCCCAACGGCATCGATACTGACCGTTTCCTCATTGACCCGGAGTTGCGTCAGACCACGCGAAAGGCTCTGGGGCTAGATGCCGGCACTAAACTGGTAGTCAATGTTGGCCGGCTGGTGCCAGAGAAGGCTCAACTCAGGCTAATCCACGCATTTTCCCGCATGATTCAAGCACCCGGCCATGCCGACACCAGGCTGCTGATAGCTGGTGAAGGCACAATGCGCAGCGAGCTGGAAATGGCTATGCGCCGGCATGATACCGTCGGCTCCATCACTCTTGCCGGCAATCGCAGAGACATCCCTGCTCTCCTCAACGCCGCTGATTTGTTCGTGCTCTCATCAGACGTGGAAGGCATGCCGCTCGTTGTGGGGGAAGCACTCGCCTGCGGCTGTCCCGTGGTAGCCACGGACGCTGCCGGCGTGGCTGAATTGGTTGGCGATGCCGGGACAATAGTTTCGTGCGGTGACACACCTGCTCTCGCCCGCGCTATGTCCGACGCCTTGGCAGTGGGCTTGGGAACGCCTGCTGAACAGGCACGCCGCTACCAGCGTGTGCTGGCGCACTGCAGCCTGGAGGCGGTCGCGCGCAGTTGGCTCGCGCGCTACGCGGCACTAGCAAACGCTCATGGTGACGTCGCTTGCGAGGGGCCGACGTAA
- a CDS encoding phosphomannomutase/phosphoglucomutase, with translation MQIDPSIFKAYDIRGIVGKTLTRDVARQIGLSFGSAAVELGETSIAVGRDGRLSGPDLIGGLVEGLRATGLDVLDLGMVATPMVYFATNIEIDGVRPASGIMVTGSHNPPDYNGFKMVLAGRAIYGEQIQDLRKRIEAGAFTRGAGAYKEVDVRQKYLDRIVGDVKLSRPMKIALDAGNGVAGAFVGDLFRGLGCEVVELFCEVDGNFPNHHPDPAHIENLQDLMKTLRETDCELGLAFDGDGDRLGVVTKDGQVIFPDRQLMLFAEEILSRNPGAQVIYDVKCTGKLAPWIRQHGGEPLMWKTGHSLVKAKLKETGAPIAGEMSGHVFFKDRWYGFDDGLYTGARLLEILSRHADPSAVLNALPNANNTPELQLKCAEGEPFTLLDKIRANAKFDGAREVITIDGVRVEYADGFGLARPSNTTPVVVMRFEADNDAALARIQAEFKRVILAEKPDAQLPF, from the coding sequence ATGCAAATCGATCCTTCCATCTTCAAAGCCTATGACATCCGCGGCATCGTGGGCAAAACGCTCACCCGCGACGTCGCGCGCCAGATCGGCTTGTCGTTCGGCTCCGCCGCCGTGGAGCTCGGCGAAACCTCCATCGCCGTCGGTCGCGACGGCCGGCTTTCGGGGCCGGACCTGATCGGCGGCCTCGTCGAGGGCCTGCGCGCCACCGGGCTGGACGTGCTCGACCTTGGCATGGTGGCCACCCCGATGGTCTATTTCGCCACCAATATCGAGATCGACGGCGTACGCCCCGCCTCCGGCATCATGGTCACCGGCAGCCATAACCCGCCCGACTACAACGGCTTCAAGATGGTGCTGGCGGGGCGGGCGATCTACGGCGAGCAGATCCAGGACTTGCGCAAGCGCATCGAGGCCGGCGCGTTCACCCGAGGCGCAGGGGCCTACAAGGAAGTCGATGTGCGCCAGAAGTACCTCGATCGCATCGTGGGCGACGTCAAGCTGTCCCGGCCGATGAAGATCGCCCTCGACGCCGGCAATGGGGTAGCCGGCGCCTTTGTCGGCGACCTGTTCCGGGGACTTGGCTGTGAAGTGGTCGAACTGTTCTGCGAGGTCGACGGCAACTTCCCCAACCACCATCCCGATCCCGCGCATATTGAGAACCTGCAGGACCTGATGAAGACCCTGCGCGAAACCGACTGCGAACTGGGCCTGGCCTTCGATGGCGACGGCGACCGCCTGGGCGTGGTGACCAAGGACGGGCAGGTGATCTTCCCGGACCGCCAGTTGATGCTGTTCGCTGAAGAGATCCTGTCGCGCAACCCCGGGGCGCAGGTGATCTACGACGTCAAGTGCACCGGCAAGCTGGCGCCGTGGATCCGCCAGCACGGCGGCGAGCCGCTGATGTGGAAAACCGGCCATTCGCTGGTGAAGGCCAAGCTGAAGGAAACCGGTGCCCCGATTGCCGGCGAAATGAGCGGCCATGTCTTCTTCAAGGACCGCTGGTACGGCTTTGACGATGGCCTGTACACCGGCGCCCGGCTGCTGGAAATCCTGTCGCGCCATGCGGATCCCAGCGCGGTGCTGAACGCGCTGCCGAACGCGAACAACACCCCTGAACTGCAACTGAAGTGCGCCGAGGGCGAGCCCTTCACGCTGCTCGACAAGATCCGCGCCAACGCCAAATTCGACGGTGCGCGCGAAGTGATCACCATCGACGGCGTGCGGGTCGAATATGCCGATGGCTTTGGCCTGGCGCGTCCGTCCAATACCACGCCGGTGGTGGTGATGCGTTTCGAAGCGGACAACGACGCCGCGCTGGCACGCATCCAGGCGGAGTTCAAGCGCGTGATCCTCGCCGAGAAGCCGGATGCTCAGCTCCCGTTCTGA
- a CDS encoding UbiA family prenyltransferase: MVATPLVVDLDGTLIRTDMLHESALRVLRDSPADILRMPLWLSRGKAVLKERLAGLVDIDPASLPYNTELLDWLKIQKAEGRKLILCTASDKSLALAIAEHLNMFDEVMASDGVTNLAGPNKAAALHQRFGQAGFDYVGNSSADVTVWRCARNAIVVNGSASLAKAASGCCKVERVFPAQGLGFTAWRRMLRVHQWLKNLLLFVPMFAGHELNNGTTWMAMILAFFSFSVCASSVYIANDLLDLESDRQHPRKKFRPFASGQVPAWVGVIVAPALLLISIALALFVGGNFLPWLLIYFIVTCVYSLALKRIILIDCMVLALLYTLRIIAGAAAATLPMTFWLLAFSIFLFLSLAFVKRYAELEVQLQSGKQKVHGRGYYTSDASLIQSLGIGSGIASVLVLALYLDSNSVLVLYQTPEFVWGAVLVMLFWISWMWMKAHRGEMHDDPLIFAVKDRASQVAGLAFAAALIAGTVSW; this comes from the coding sequence GTGGTCGCCACGCCACTTGTAGTCGACTTGGACGGAACGCTGATTCGTACGGACATGCTGCACGAATCGGCGCTACGCGTATTGCGTGACAGTCCGGCAGACATTTTGCGCATGCCGCTTTGGCTTTCGCGAGGAAAAGCTGTACTGAAAGAGCGCCTGGCTGGACTTGTAGATATTGATCCCGCGTCCCTGCCCTATAACACGGAGTTACTCGACTGGCTTAAAATTCAAAAAGCTGAGGGTCGCAAGTTAATTCTGTGCACAGCATCAGACAAGTCGCTGGCGCTTGCCATTGCCGAGCATTTGAACATGTTTGATGAGGTTATGGCGAGTGACGGCGTCACGAACTTAGCTGGCCCCAATAAGGCCGCCGCTCTCCACCAGCGTTTTGGGCAAGCAGGCTTTGATTACGTCGGTAATTCGAGCGCCGACGTCACGGTCTGGCGCTGCGCACGCAACGCCATCGTGGTAAATGGTTCGGCCAGTCTCGCCAAGGCTGCAAGCGGCTGTTGCAAGGTTGAGCGCGTATTTCCTGCGCAAGGCCTCGGCTTCACGGCGTGGCGCCGCATGCTGCGTGTGCACCAATGGCTCAAGAACCTCCTGCTGTTCGTGCCAATGTTCGCGGGACATGAACTGAACAACGGCACCACTTGGATGGCAATGATCCTCGCGTTCTTTTCTTTCAGCGTTTGCGCGTCATCCGTCTACATCGCAAACGATCTGCTCGACCTGGAAAGCGATCGCCAGCATCCGCGCAAGAAATTCCGACCTTTTGCTTCAGGCCAGGTTCCTGCGTGGGTAGGCGTGATAGTAGCGCCAGCGCTGCTTCTGATCAGCATTGCGCTGGCACTATTCGTCGGTGGCAATTTCCTGCCCTGGCTGCTTATCTACTTCATCGTCACCTGTGTCTACTCTCTGGCGCTCAAGCGAATCATCCTGATTGATTGCATGGTGCTAGCCTTGCTCTACACGCTGCGTATCATTGCTGGTGCCGCTGCGGCAACGCTTCCGATGACGTTCTGGCTACTGGCATTCTCCATTTTTTTGTTCCTTTCGCTAGCGTTCGTCAAGCGCTACGCCGAACTCGAGGTTCAGTTGCAGAGTGGAAAGCAGAAGGTCCACGGCCGTGGCTACTACACTTCCGATGCCTCGCTGATCCAGTCACTCGGGATCGGCTCGGGCATCGCTTCGGTACTGGTTCTGGCGCTCTACCTAGACAGCAATTCGGTCTTAGTGCTTTACCAGACGCCAGAATTCGTCTGGGGCGCAGTGCTTGTTATGCTGTTCTGGATCAGTTGGATGTGGATGAAGGCCCATCGCGGAGAAATGCATGACGATCCGCTAATCTTCGCCGTCAAGGACCGCGCCAGCCAGGTTGCGGGGCTTGCCTTTGCAGCGGCACTGATTGCGGGAACGGTGAGTTGGTAA
- a CDS encoding glycosyltransferase family 4 protein — protein sequence MDTIFGVCPTSGGVMPHAQGYFVLPRDPRRTPSVTKRTEPLNPSAQPSPRPRIAYLITNAEIGGAQSHVADLLRSTAGKADTVLLAGGEGPLFEIAARTGAQTIRLTRLDNALSPWRAIHALRELVRALKQAAPDLIHAHSAKAGALGRIAGLVLGIPVVYTVHGFAFKPEAPPRQRIAARVAEWLLAPLAARVICVADAEQQLARSLPLPAERVSVIPNGIPDTPHRAEPQAPLRRIVMVARFAAPKRQDAAIRAFARAGLESCVLTLVGDGPQRHAMQHLAQQLAPGRVEFAGNVTEVPALLASVQAFVLASDHEGFPLSVLEAMRAGLPVVASDLPGIREQLDGNRYGVLVDHDDEQAFAEALRRLADDSALRAALGHGARQRWEQCYGLERMTDATWSVYRDALAQSPRAARVSTS from the coding sequence ATGGACACAATTTTCGGAGTCTGTCCTACATCCGGCGGTGTCATGCCCCACGCTCAGGGGTATTTTGTGCTGCCGCGGGACCCGCGGCGGACACCATCCGTCACGAAACGTACAGAGCCTTTGAATCCATCTGCGCAACCGTCGCCCCGACCTCGCATTGCCTACCTGATCACCAATGCGGAGATCGGCGGAGCACAATCGCACGTCGCCGACCTGCTGCGCTCGACTGCCGGCAAGGCAGACACCGTCCTGTTGGCAGGCGGCGAAGGACCGCTCTTCGAGATCGCGGCACGCACCGGCGCGCAGACCATTCGGCTGACACGACTGGACAATGCCCTGTCGCCCTGGCGCGCGATCCATGCCTTGCGTGAACTAGTCAGGGCATTGAAGCAGGCCGCGCCGGACCTGATCCATGCGCACAGCGCCAAGGCGGGCGCCCTGGGCCGCATCGCCGGACTGGTGCTCGGCATACCCGTGGTCTATACCGTCCACGGTTTTGCCTTCAAGCCCGAAGCCCCGCCGCGCCAGCGCATCGCCGCACGCGTGGCGGAATGGTTGCTGGCACCGCTGGCGGCGCGCGTGATCTGCGTCGCGGACGCCGAACAGCAGCTGGCCCGCTCGCTCCCCCTTCCCGCCGAACGTGTTTCGGTCATTCCAAACGGCATCCCCGACACGCCCCATCGCGCCGAGCCGCAGGCCCCTTTGCGAAGAATCGTGATGGTCGCGCGCTTTGCCGCACCCAAACGCCAGGACGCGGCGATTCGCGCGTTCGCGCGCGCAGGGCTGGAATCCTGTGTGCTGACCCTGGTCGGAGACGGTCCGCAGCGGCACGCCATGCAGCACCTGGCGCAACAGCTTGCCCCCGGGCGCGTGGAGTTCGCCGGCAACGTCACGGAAGTGCCGGCGCTGCTGGCTTCGGTCCAGGCCTTTGTGCTGGCGTCGGACCACGAGGGCTTCCCGCTGTCGGTGCTCGAGGCGATGCGGGCCGGATTGCCGGTCGTGGCCTCGGACCTGCCCGGCATTCGGGAGCAGCTCGACGGCAACCGGTACGGCGTGCTGGTCGATCACGATGACGAGCAGGCGTTCGCCGAAGCGCTGCGCCGCCTGGCCGACGACAGCGCCCTGCGCGCGGCGCTTGGCCACGGCGCGCGCCAGCGGTGGGAGCAATGCTATGGACTGGAGCGCATGACCGACGCGACCTGGTCCGTCTACCGCGACGCTCTCGCCCAATCGCCCCGTGCCGCGCGGGTATCGACGTCATGA
- a CDS encoding FAD-binding oxidoreductase gives MTTITSWGRLGSWEHDVQMLTQRSSIASHLTGPRPGLAHGMGRSYGDVCLNPGNVLWKTTALDHFIAFDETQGRIVCEAGVLLRDIQQLAVPRGWMLPVTPGTQLVTVGGAIANDVHGKNHHVFGTFGDNVRRLTLVRTDGTQYECSRNENAPWFAATIGGLGLTGVVVTAELQLRRVSGPWLDTETVPYASLDEFFEIADESEAEWEHTVSWIDCLSGGNQRGLFMRGNPSEAENGPPPEYRVRTMPFVPPVSLVNGLTLRPFNMAYFHFNKWKAGRGVAHYEPFFYPLDNLHEWNRMYGPRGFFQYQSVVPRSGGRDAVQAMLQEIARSGEGSFLAVLKTFGERIAPGMLSFPEPGVTLALDFPNRGEKTTALFKRLDAIVRGAKGRLYPAKDARMPRDLFESGYSRLTEFLPYRDPGISSALSRRLLGH, from the coding sequence ATGACCACTATCACTTCGTGGGGTCGCCTTGGCAGCTGGGAGCACGACGTCCAGATGCTGACCCAGCGCTCGAGCATCGCCAGCCACCTCACCGGACCGCGCCCAGGCCTTGCGCATGGCATGGGTCGCAGTTATGGCGACGTGTGCCTAAACCCTGGAAACGTGCTGTGGAAAACCACGGCACTGGATCACTTCATTGCCTTCGACGAGACGCAAGGCAGAATTGTCTGCGAAGCCGGCGTGCTTCTGCGCGATATTCAGCAGCTTGCCGTACCGCGCGGGTGGATGCTACCGGTGACACCGGGCACGCAGCTGGTAACCGTCGGCGGCGCCATCGCAAACGATGTGCATGGCAAGAACCACCACGTGTTCGGCACGTTCGGGGACAACGTCCGCCGGCTGACTCTCGTGCGTACCGATGGAACCCAGTACGAATGCAGCCGCAACGAGAACGCGCCCTGGTTCGCCGCCACCATCGGCGGCCTCGGACTCACCGGCGTCGTTGTTACTGCCGAACTGCAATTGCGTCGAGTCAGCGGCCCATGGCTCGATACAGAGACAGTGCCGTACGCCAGCCTCGACGAATTCTTCGAGATCGCGGACGAATCCGAAGCCGAATGGGAACACACCGTGTCCTGGATCGACTGTCTGAGCGGTGGCAACCAGCGCGGCTTGTTCATGCGCGGCAATCCGAGCGAAGCAGAGAACGGGCCGCCGCCGGAGTACCGGGTCAGAACCATGCCGTTCGTGCCACCGGTATCTCTAGTCAACGGCTTGACACTACGTCCCTTCAACATGGCTTATTTCCATTTTAACAAGTGGAAAGCAGGCCGCGGCGTCGCCCACTACGAGCCCTTCTTCTATCCGCTCGACAATCTTCACGAGTGGAATAGGATGTATGGACCGCGCGGATTCTTTCAGTACCAGAGCGTGGTGCCGCGCTCTGGGGGGCGCGACGCCGTGCAGGCGATGTTGCAGGAAATCGCCCGCTCTGGTGAGGGTTCGTTCCTCGCCGTACTCAAGACGTTCGGCGAACGTATTGCACCCGGCATGCTGAGCTTTCCAGAGCCGGGCGTGACGCTTGCGCTCGACTTCCCCAACCGGGGAGAAAAGACCACCGCGCTGTTCAAGCGTCTAGACGCCATCGTCCGCGGAGCTAAGGGGCGCCTTTACCCAGCCAAGGACGCCCGCATGCCACGCGACCTTTTCGAATCCGGCTACTCACGCCTCACGGAATTCCTTCCCTATCGTGACCCGGGCATCAGCTCCGCGCTATCACGTCGACTCTTGGGACACTGA